The Desulfovibrio porci genome includes a window with the following:
- a CDS encoding PLDc N-terminal domain-containing protein, translating into MTFAWWHPLAALIPMLPSFWSIWHIWDHEFETPQQRALWLVLVVFLPVLGGIIYIFTGRTKARGKIQR; encoded by the coding sequence ATGACCTTTGCCTGGTGGCATCCGTTGGCGGCATTGATTCCCATGCTTCCCAGCTTCTGGAGCATCTGGCACATCTGGGATCATGAATTCGAAACGCCCCAGCAACGGGCGCTCTGGCTGGTGCTGGTGGTCTTTCTGCCGGTACTGGGTGGCATCATTTATATCTTTACGGGCCGCACCAAGGCCCGGGGAAAAATTCAACGCTGA
- the hmcC gene encoding sulfate respiration complex protein HmcC → MENHGIVIPTKDKLFNLDPLLRRTPGNILTWIILTVGLIITIIRFTQGIGSVTNLDDNQPWGLWIGFDLLCGVCLAAGGYFTTVACYVMGMKHFHSAVRPAVTTAFLGYGFVVVALLYDLGHPLRLPYMFFFPGTTSVLFEVGLCVATYVTVLFIEFSVAPMEWLAQKFPWLLKWRKLVIRCTILLTIFGVTLSTLHQSSLGSLYLIAPEKLHPLWYSPFMPMFFFVSSMAAGASMVIFEGMFAHKGVHQYMDATHLREADGVVLSFSRAASFILFAYFMLKLIDMLVQANIPYLFTGYGAWWLVEMLFFVLMPALLYAKGARDGNISLCRFASANTVLGIVLNRFNVSMIAFNYNLPSAERYFPSIWEICISIFVVTMIVTVYRFIVYHMPVLYEHPDFKDAH, encoded by the coding sequence ATGGAAAACCACGGCATCGTCATTCCCACCAAGGACAAATTGTTCAATCTCGATCCGCTGTTGCGGCGGACCCCGGGCAATATCCTGACGTGGATCATCCTGACTGTGGGCCTGATCATCACCATCATCCGCTTCACCCAGGGCATCGGCTCGGTGACCAACCTGGACGACAACCAGCCCTGGGGCCTGTGGATCGGCTTTGACCTGCTCTGCGGCGTGTGCCTGGCCGCCGGCGGCTACTTCACCACCGTGGCCTGCTACGTCATGGGCATGAAGCACTTCCACTCGGCGGTGCGCCCGGCCGTGACCACGGCCTTTCTGGGCTACGGCTTCGTGGTGGTGGCCCTGCTCTATGACCTGGGCCATCCGCTGCGCCTGCCCTACATGTTCTTCTTCCCCGGCACCACTTCCGTGCTCTTTGAAGTGGGCCTGTGCGTGGCCACCTACGTCACGGTGCTCTTCATCGAGTTCTCCGTGGCGCCCATGGAATGGCTGGCCCAGAAGTTCCCCTGGCTGCTCAAGTGGCGCAAGCTGGTCATCCGCTGCACCATCCTGCTGACCATCTTCGGCGTGACCCTCTCCACCCTGCACCAGTCCTCGCTGGGTTCGCTCTACCTCATCGCGCCGGAAAAACTGCATCCGCTCTGGTACTCGCCCTTCATGCCCATGTTCTTCTTTGTCAGCTCCATGGCGGCCGGCGCTTCCATGGTCATCTTCGAAGGCATGTTCGCGCACAAGGGCGTGCACCAGTACATGGACGCCACCCACCTGCGCGAAGCCGACGGCGTGGTGCTGAGCTTCTCGCGGGCCGCGTCCTTCATCCTCTTCGCCTACTTCATGCTCAAGCTCATTGACATGCTGGTGCAGGCCAACATCCCCTATCTCTTCACGGGGTACGGGGCCTGGTGGCTGGTGGAGATGCTCTTCTTCGTGCTGATGCCCGCCCTGCTCTACGCCAAGGGCGCGCGCGACGGCAACATCAGCCTCTGCCGCTTCGCCTCGGCCAACACGGTCCTCGGCATTGTGCTCAACCGCTTCAATGTCTCCATGATCGCCTTCAACTACAATTTGCCCTCCGCGGAACGGTACTTCCCGAGCATCTGGGAGATCTGCATCTCCATCTTTGTGGTGACCATGATCGTGACCGTGTACCGCTTCATCGTCTACCACATGCCCGTGCTCTACGAACATCCCGATTTCAAGGATGCCCACTAG
- a CDS encoding HypC/HybG/HupF family hydrogenase formation chaperone yields the protein MCLAIPAQIVELQEEGMARVRVGESQTFLTASMMLLPEPPQIGDYVIVHAGFALHTLSPQEAQDSLAALRELAEAMEGTPAPF from the coding sequence ATGTGTCTAGCCATTCCCGCCCAGATCGTGGAACTTCAGGAAGAAGGCATGGCCCGCGTGCGCGTGGGCGAAAGCCAGACCTTTCTGACCGCGTCCATGATGCTTTTGCCCGAACCGCCGCAGATCGGCGATTATGTCATTGTCCATGCCGGGTTCGCCCTGCACACCTTGTCGCCCCAGGAGGCGCAGGACAGCCTCGCGGCCCTGCGCGAGCTGGCCGAGGCCATGGAGGGCACGCCTGCCCCGTTCTGA
- the lspA gene encoding signal peptidase II translates to MRRRYRILGGMAALAFVLDQLSKWWVMSAIPEHRPVVVIPGFFDLINIRNRGAAFGFLNRSDIEWQFWLFLAATAVAAWAIIVLVRGSRHEPWLFAGLGLVLGGALGNLMDRLRFRAVVDFLDFYWGDWHWPAFNVADTAICIGAFLACLVIWRKPPEDARGGAPRRGTSGKGEKA, encoded by the coding sequence ATGAGACGGCGTTACCGGATTCTGGGCGGCATGGCCGCGCTGGCCTTTGTGCTGGACCAGCTCAGCAAATGGTGGGTCATGTCCGCCATTCCCGAGCACCGGCCTGTGGTGGTGATCCCCGGTTTTTTCGACCTGATCAACATCCGCAACCGGGGGGCGGCCTTCGGCTTTCTGAACCGCTCGGACATCGAATGGCAGTTCTGGCTCTTTCTGGCGGCCACAGCCGTGGCCGCCTGGGCCATCATTGTCCTGGTGCGCGGCTCGCGCCATGAGCCCTGGCTGTTCGCCGGTCTGGGGCTGGTGCTGGGCGGCGCTCTGGGCAATCTGATGGACCGCCTGCGCTTCCGGGCCGTGGTGGATTTTCTGGATTTTTACTGGGGCGACTGGCACTGGCCCGCCTTCAACGTGGCGGATACGGCCATCTGCATCGGCGCTTTTCTGGCCTGCCTGGTGATCTGGCGCAAACCGCCGGAAGACGCGCGGGGCGGCGCGCCCCGGCGCGGAACGTCCGGCAAGGGAGAAAAGGCATGA
- the iorA gene encoding indolepyruvate ferredoxin oxidoreductase subunit alpha, whose product MSNDPLLRGARGERHLLLGNEAIVRGALEAGVHMVSCYPGTPSSEVADTFLRLGGEGRYRLEYSINEKVAMEVAAGGALGGAMSLVAMKHVGLNVAADPLFTSVYIGLPGGLVVLTADDPGCHSSQNEQDNRHYARFASLPCFEPVSAQEAKEMTREAFRLARELQQPVMLRTTTRVSHMRGPVDFDDLPAPQPKVEFKRDPGRFVPVPAVALRRHAALDANMEKARQIAEGSRFNVEREPSGGQTRLGVIASGVARNYLADALASGGWEDRVRVLELGMTWPLPNDLIGAFLQKCDRVLVLEEGADLLEQSVRALAQLRGLNVRIEGKDETLSGRGEYSTTLVLRRLAAWLDCPCPAKSARPVETDLPGRPPNLCPGCSHRAVYYAVRQVFGDDAVYSSDIGCYTLGLLPPLRTADFLVCMGSSVSAGSGFARASGKPVVGFIGDSTFFHSGMTGLANAVFNHHDLLLVILDNGTTAMTGHQPNPGMLQEMLGDMSAHMDMEAVVRGLGVTECAKVRAFNLKAVTKALEEMKGKPGVRVLIAEEPCVLYARRRLKKAQPQVAEVAQQGAEALRCLEQLACPAFYRQGDNLAVDETLCSGCMVCLQIAPTAFKAKKR is encoded by the coding sequence ATGAGCAACGATCCGCTGTTGCGCGGCGCCCGCGGGGAGCGCCACCTGTTATTGGGTAATGAAGCCATCGTGCGCGGCGCTCTGGAAGCGGGCGTGCATATGGTTTCCTGTTATCCGGGCACGCCGTCCTCGGAAGTGGCTGATACCTTCCTCCGCCTGGGCGGGGAGGGCCGCTACCGGCTGGAATACTCCATCAACGAGAAGGTGGCCATGGAAGTGGCCGCCGGCGGGGCTCTGGGCGGGGCCATGAGCCTGGTTGCCATGAAGCATGTGGGGCTCAACGTGGCCGCCGACCCCCTGTTCACCTCGGTGTACATCGGTCTGCCCGGCGGTCTGGTGGTGCTCACCGCCGACGACCCCGGCTGCCATTCCAGCCAGAACGAGCAGGACAACCGCCATTACGCCCGTTTCGCTTCCCTGCCCTGTTTCGAGCCCGTTTCGGCGCAGGAAGCCAAGGAAATGACCCGCGAAGCCTTCCGTCTGGCCCGCGAGCTGCAGCAGCCGGTCATGCTGCGCACCACCACCCGCGTGAGCCACATGCGCGGCCCGGTGGATTTTGACGATCTGCCCGCGCCCCAGCCCAAGGTGGAGTTCAAGCGCGACCCCGGCCGTTTCGTGCCGGTGCCCGCCGTGGCCCTCCGCCGTCATGCGGCTCTGGACGCCAATATGGAAAAGGCCCGCCAGATCGCCGAGGGCAGCCGCTTCAACGTGGAGCGCGAGCCCTCCGGCGGCCAGACCCGTCTGGGCGTCATCGCCAGCGGCGTGGCCCGCAACTATCTGGCCGACGCCCTGGCCAGCGGCGGCTGGGAAGACCGTGTGCGCGTGCTGGAGCTGGGCATGACCTGGCCGCTGCCCAACGACCTGATCGGCGCGTTTCTTCAGAAATGCGACCGCGTGCTGGTGCTGGAGGAAGGCGCGGATCTGCTGGAGCAGAGCGTGCGCGCCCTGGCCCAGCTACGCGGCCTGAACGTGCGCATTGAGGGCAAGGACGAAACGCTCAGCGGCCGGGGCGAATACTCCACCACCCTGGTGCTGCGCCGCCTGGCCGCCTGGCTGGATTGTCCCTGCCCGGCCAAGTCCGCGCGGCCCGTGGAAACGGATCTGCCGGGCCGCCCGCCGAACCTTTGCCCCGGCTGTTCGCACCGTGCCGTATACTACGCCGTGCGTCAGGTCTTCGGGGACGACGCCGTCTATTCCAGCGACATCGGCTGCTACACTCTGGGCCTGCTGCCGCCCCTGCGCACCGCGGACTTCCTGGTCTGCATGGGCTCGTCCGTTTCGGCGGGCAGCGGTTTCGCGCGGGCTTCGGGCAAGCCGGTGGTGGGCTTTATCGGCGACTCCACCTTTTTCCATTCCGGCATGACCGGCCTGGCCAACGCGGTCTTCAACCACCACGACCTGCTCCTTGTGATCCTGGACAACGGCACCACGGCCATGACCGGCCATCAGCCCAATCCCGGCATGCTGCAGGAAATGCTGGGCGACATGAGCGCGCACATGGATATGGAAGCCGTGGTGCGCGGCCTGGGCGTGACCGAGTGCGCCAAGGTGCGGGCCTTCAACCTTAAGGCCGTGACCAAGGCCCTGGAAGAAATGAAAGGCAAACCCGGCGTGCGGGTGCTCATCGCCGAGGAGCCGTGCGTGCTCTACGCCCGCCGCCGCCTCAAAAAAGCCCAGCCGCAGGTGGCCGAAGTGGCGCAGCAGGGCGCGGAAGCCCTGCGCTGTCTGGAACAGCTGGCCTGTCCGGCCTTTTACCGCCAGGGCGATAACCTGGCCGTGGATGAAACCCTGTGTTCCGGCTGCATGGTCTGCCTGCAGATCGCTCCCACGGCCTTTAAAGCCAAAAAGCGCTGA
- the hmcB gene encoding sulfate respiration complex iron-sulfur protein HmcB — protein MNRRKFLTILGSAGVVSALGTAKVAEASVHTFPYYDDSYGVLHDTTRCIGCRRCEEACNKVNHLRKPSKPFSDLSVTATRRRTSAYEWTVVNKYEMNGKPVFRKLQCFHCNDPACASACFAKCFQKQPDGSVTYDGSQCVGCRYCMVACPFYVPGFQYDEAFDPLVQKCTFCEPRLKEGKLPGCVEACPVDALTFGRRSDLIKVARARIADNPGKYVNYIYGEFDAGGTAWMVLAPAAEGAAVPPDDPALAGPDLKQLGLDTHLGNRPMGELTYGALGAVPMIVAFWPVLFGGAYAMTKRREAMSQLEQEKMAREAKDDVAAAVDAAVRKIEETEGEGAAERARRAMTEALKAREAEAACSKHGEDK, from the coding sequence ATGAATCGCAGAAAATTCCTGACCATTCTGGGCAGCGCGGGCGTGGTTTCGGCATTGGGCACGGCGAAGGTGGCCGAAGCCAGCGTGCATACCTTCCCCTACTATGACGACAGCTACGGGGTGCTGCACGACACCACCCGCTGCATCGGCTGCCGCCGTTGCGAAGAGGCCTGCAACAAGGTGAACCACCTGCGCAAGCCGTCCAAGCCGTTCAGCGACCTGTCGGTCACCGCCACCCGCCGCCGCACCTCGGCCTATGAATGGACCGTGGTCAACAAATACGAAATGAACGGCAAGCCGGTCTTCCGCAAACTGCAGTGCTTCCACTGCAACGACCCGGCCTGCGCCTCGGCCTGCTTCGCCAAGTGCTTCCAGAAGCAGCCGGACGGCAGCGTGACCTATGACGGCTCACAGTGCGTGGGCTGCCGCTACTGCATGGTGGCCTGTCCCTTCTACGTGCCGGGCTTCCAGTACGACGAGGCTTTTGACCCCCTGGTGCAGAAATGCACCTTCTGCGAGCCCCGCCTCAAGGAAGGCAAACTGCCCGGCTGCGTGGAGGCCTGTCCCGTGGACGCGCTGACCTTCGGCCGCCGCAGCGACCTGATCAAGGTGGCCCGCGCCCGCATCGCGGACAATCCCGGCAAATACGTCAACTACATCTACGGCGAATTCGACGCCGGCGGCACCGCCTGGATGGTGCTGGCTCCGGCCGCCGAAGGCGCGGCCGTGCCGCCGGACGACCCGGCGCTGGCCGGCCCGGACCTGAAGCAGCTCGGCCTGGACACCCATCTGGGCAACCGGCCCATGGGCGAACTGACCTACGGCGCTCTGGGCGCGGTGCCCATGATCGTGGCCTTCTGGCCCGTGCTCTTCGGCGGGGCCTACGCCATGACCAAGCGCCGCGAGGCCATGAGCCAGCTGGAACAGGAAAAGATGGCCAGAGAGGCCAAGGACGACGTGGCAGCCGCCGTGGACGCCGCCGTGCGCAAGATTGAGGAAACCGAAGGCGAAGGCGCGGCCGAACGGGCCCGCCGGGCCATGACCGAGGCCCTGAAAGCCAGGGAAGCCGAGGCGGCGTGCTCCAAGCACGGGGAGGATAAGTAG
- the ybgF gene encoding tol-pal system protein YbgF: MNKFRSSHLPLLACAVLLLGACVQSGSGGSGTLNLEQQVQQHDMQLKQLQPAQADAWNQLQAMRQELNILKGQMDDLQNVGGARALVERVNRHDAALRQVETSMALNLNLGDPLPAAPASAPMAAPQAVPMSGMSGDAGYGQPAQGGMPAGSPGYAAAVPEGTQPYQNGAAGQTQPAQAPAASTWGQPSPQPVVQAPQKDISLALFDAGVNAYNARKYEEAQRSFTDFLKNYKDHNLAPEAQYYLAECYFQRNQFADAALAYDTVIKKYPKSSRAPGAYLKQGISFSKLNQGAAAKARMQELIKKFPNSPEAARAKSFLKTNK; this comes from the coding sequence ATGAACAAATTCCGTTCTTCCCATCTTCCGCTCCTGGCTTGCGCCGTTCTGCTGCTGGGCGCCTGCGTGCAGAGCGGCTCCGGCGGCAGCGGCACCCTGAACCTGGAGCAGCAGGTGCAGCAGCACGACATGCAGCTCAAACAATTGCAGCCCGCCCAGGCCGACGCCTGGAATCAGCTTCAGGCCATGCGGCAGGAGCTGAACATCCTCAAGGGCCAGATGGACGATCTGCAGAACGTGGGCGGCGCGCGCGCCCTGGTGGAACGCGTCAACAGGCATGACGCGGCCTTGCGCCAGGTGGAAACCAGCATGGCCCTGAATCTCAATCTGGGCGACCCGCTGCCCGCCGCACCGGCCTCGGCTCCCATGGCCGCGCCCCAGGCTGTTCCCATGTCCGGCATGTCCGGGGACGCCGGCTACGGCCAGCCCGCCCAGGGCGGCATGCCCGCGGGCAGCCCCGGCTACGCGGCCGCCGTGCCCGAAGGCACCCAGCCCTATCAGAACGGCGCGGCCGGGCAGACCCAGCCGGCCCAGGCTCCCGCCGCCAGCACCTGGGGCCAGCCTTCGCCGCAGCCCGTGGTGCAGGCCCCGCAAAAAGACATTTCCCTGGCGCTCTTCGACGCCGGCGTCAATGCCTACAACGCCCGCAAGTATGAGGAGGCCCAGCGCTCCTTCACGGACTTTCTGAAAAACTACAAGGACCACAACCTGGCCCCGGAAGCCCAGTACTATCTGGCGGAATGCTACTTCCAGCGCAACCAGTTTGCGGATGCGGCCCTGGCCTACGACACGGTGATCAAAAAATATCCCAAGTCCTCGCGCGCGCCCGGTGCGTATCTGAAGCAGGGCATCAGCTTCAGCAAGCTGAATCAGGGCGCTGCGGCCAAAGCCCGGATGCAGGAACTGATCAAAAAGTTCCCCAACTCGCCGGAAGCCGCGCGGGCCAAGAGCTTTCTGAAGACCAACAAGTGA
- the hmcD gene encoding sulfate respiration complex protein HmcD: MEFHTFYDYFLFTKSWAYVMMFIVLPLYVLYWNFVLFPDKKKGNNSPKH; the protein is encoded by the coding sequence ATGGAATTCCATACCTTTTATGATTACTTCCTGTTCACCAAGAGCTGGGCGTACGTTATGATGTTCATAGTGCTGCCCCTCTATGTGCTGTACTGGAACTTCGTGCTCTTCCCGGACAAGAAAAAGGGCAACAACAGTCCCAAGCATTAG
- a CDS encoding protein phosphatase CheZ, with translation MAEQHDEPAVYKQLSTEMRQGLKDIYQQISTASSDQVTPVPDTDALFHEASDQLGEVLKATETATMSIMEIVEKHLDLQAESAELLAAVREGAATESQKLRLSEINNQLGDDLTSLLTTLSFQDITGQRIKRVVAALNKIESSVVELYVSSGLIMEGAEKDPAKDAQALQDEARKAVEDFRQNRKVSSELKGPGKDGVSQGAIDDMLAQLGM, from the coding sequence ATGGCGGAGCAGCACGACGAGCCGGCCGTATACAAGCAACTGAGCACGGAGATGCGTCAGGGGCTGAAGGATATTTATCAGCAGATTTCCACGGCCTCCAGCGATCAGGTCACGCCCGTGCCCGACACGGACGCCCTGTTCCACGAGGCCTCGGATCAGTTGGGCGAAGTGCTCAAGGCCACGGAAACGGCCACCATGAGCATCATGGAAATAGTGGAAAAACACCTGGATCTCCAGGCCGAAAGCGCGGAACTGCTGGCCGCCGTGCGTGAAGGCGCGGCCACGGAAAGCCAGAAGCTCCGCCTGTCCGAAATCAACAACCAGTTGGGCGACGATCTCACCAGCCTGCTGACCACCCTGAGCTTTCAGGACATCACAGGCCAGCGGATCAAACGGGTGGTCGCGGCCCTGAACAAAATCGAAAGCAGCGTGGTGGAACTCTATGTCTCCTCGGGCCTGATCATGGAGGGCGCGGAAAAAGACCCGGCCAAGGACGCGCAGGCCCTTCAGGACGAAGCGCGCAAGGCCGTGGAGGATTTCCGCCAGAACCGCAAGGTTTCCTCCGAACTCAAGGGACCGGGCAAGGATGGCGTCTCCCAGGGCGCCATTGACGACATGCTGGCCCAACTGGGCATGTGA
- the ileS gene encoding isoleucine--tRNA ligase, with protein sequence MSDYKKTLNLPQTAFPMKANLAQREPETLKKWDQIHAREAMVDASGSRGSYVLHDGPPYANGHIHMGTALNKILKDIVVKSRNMQGFAARYVPGWDCHGLPIEHKVEQELKEKKKELPAHVVRKLCRDYAAKWIDVQRKEFKRLGVLGDWDDPYMSMKPAYEATTARELADFVEKGNVIRAKKPIYWCCSCHTALAEAEVEYYDHTSPSIYVRFPLPDAGLSKIFPQADPSRAYVAIWTTTPWTLPDNMAVCLHPEFTYLLVEADGAQYLLAEERLAPCAALFGWNEPKILGRATGAQLEGLTARHPFYDRQSPLTLGLHVTLDTGTGCVHTAPGHGREDYEVGLKYGLDIYSPLDDAGRFLPTVEFFAGLTVTEANPRVIEKLKEKGALLQEGKIRHSYPHCWRCKNPVIFRATTQWFISMEKNDLRARALESIDKDVEWIPAWGRDRIYNMIESRPDWCISRQRQWGVPILALRCEDCGEAWNDPVWMREICDRFAKHPTGCDYWYEADLDEIVPDGLKCPHCGGNHWKKESDILDVWFDSGTSFAAVLEARPELSYPADLYLEGSDQHRGWFHSSLLVSEGTRGRPPYRSVLTHGYVVDGEGRKMSKSIGNVIAPQELIDKFGAEIVRLWVSSVEYREDIRISDQILSRLVDAYRRIRNTCRFILGNIDGLTRADLLPTEQLLPLDRFALDVAARVHERVQQAYTDFEFHKVYHSLHNYCVTDLSSVYLDILKDRLYASGPDSPERRSAQTALWHILCLLLRDMAPVLSFTAEEIFGHLPADLRGPEPTVFALQAVSGEEFLLPDGRRDDWNVLLAVRGAVTRAIEPLRRDGVVGHSLDTRVTLHLADELRERLESLRTDLRAVCIVSQLELAPLADAPQDAYSDSEVSGLAISVEKARGEKCERCWIYSTELGADPAHPTLCPRCAAVLKNLPLEDAKGRAAE encoded by the coding sequence ATGAGTGACTACAAGAAAACCCTGAATCTTCCGCAAACCGCCTTTCCCATGAAGGCCAATCTGGCCCAGCGCGAGCCGGAAACGCTCAAGAAATGGGATCAGATCCACGCCCGCGAAGCCATGGTCGACGCCTCGGGCAGCCGGGGCTCCTATGTGCTGCACGACGGCCCGCCCTACGCCAACGGGCATATTCACATGGGCACGGCGCTGAACAAGATTCTCAAGGATATTGTGGTCAAATCGCGCAACATGCAGGGCTTTGCCGCGCGCTATGTGCCCGGCTGGGACTGCCACGGCCTGCCCATTGAGCACAAGGTGGAGCAGGAACTCAAGGAAAAGAAAAAAGAACTGCCCGCCCATGTGGTGCGCAAGCTCTGCCGCGACTATGCGGCCAAGTGGATCGACGTCCAGCGCAAGGAATTCAAGCGCCTGGGCGTGCTCGGCGACTGGGACGATCCCTATATGAGCATGAAGCCCGCCTATGAGGCCACCACGGCGCGCGAGCTGGCCGACTTTGTGGAAAAAGGCAACGTCATCCGCGCCAAAAAGCCCATTTACTGGTGCTGTTCCTGCCACACGGCTCTGGCCGAGGCCGAGGTGGAATATTACGACCATACCTCGCCCTCCATTTACGTGCGCTTTCCCCTGCCCGACGCGGGCCTGAGCAAAATTTTCCCGCAGGCCGATCCTTCCCGCGCCTACGTGGCCATCTGGACCACCACGCCCTGGACCCTGCCGGACAATATGGCCGTCTGCCTGCACCCGGAATTCACGTATCTGCTGGTGGAAGCCGACGGCGCGCAATACCTGCTGGCCGAGGAGCGCCTCGCGCCCTGCGCCGCCCTGTTCGGCTGGAACGAGCCCAAAATTCTGGGCCGGGCCACGGGCGCGCAGCTTGAAGGCCTGACGGCCCGCCACCCCTTCTATGACCGTCAGTCGCCCCTGACCCTGGGCCTGCATGTGACCCTGGACACGGGCACCGGCTGTGTGCACACCGCGCCGGGACACGGCCGCGAGGACTACGAAGTGGGCCTCAAGTACGGCCTGGACATCTACTCGCCCCTGGACGACGCGGGCCGCTTTCTGCCCACAGTGGAGTTCTTCGCCGGGCTCACGGTCACGGAAGCCAATCCCAGGGTCATTGAAAAGCTCAAGGAAAAGGGCGCGCTGCTTCAGGAAGGCAAGATCCGGCACTCCTATCCGCACTGCTGGCGCTGCAAAAATCCGGTGATCTTCCGGGCCACCACCCAGTGGTTCATCAGCATGGAGAAAAACGACCTGCGCGCGCGGGCCCTGGAAAGCATCGACAAGGACGTGGAGTGGATTCCGGCCTGGGGCCGGGACCGCATTTACAACATGATCGAATCCCGGCCGGACTGGTGCATTTCGCGCCAGCGCCAGTGGGGCGTGCCCATCCTGGCCCTGCGCTGCGAAGACTGCGGCGAGGCCTGGAACGATCCCGTCTGGATGCGCGAGATCTGCGACCGCTTCGCCAAGCATCCCACGGGTTGCGACTACTGGTATGAGGCGGATCTGGACGAGATCGTGCCCGACGGCCTGAAGTGCCCGCACTGCGGCGGCAACCACTGGAAAAAGGAAAGCGACATTCTGGACGTCTGGTTCGACTCCGGCACCAGTTTCGCGGCGGTGCTGGAAGCGCGGCCCGAACTCTCCTACCCGGCGGACCTTTATCTGGAAGGCTCGGACCAGCATCGCGGCTGGTTCCACAGTTCCCTGCTGGTGTCCGAGGGCACGCGCGGGCGGCCTCCCTACCGCTCGGTGCTGACCCACGGCTACGTGGTGGACGGCGAAGGCCGCAAGATGTCCAAATCCATCGGCAACGTCATCGCCCCGCAGGAACTGATCGACAAATTCGGGGCCGAAATCGTGCGCCTCTGGGTTTCCTCCGTGGAATACCGCGAGGACATCCGCATTTCGGACCAGATCCTCAGCCGCCTGGTGGACGCCTACCGCCGCATCCGCAACACCTGCCGCTTTATTCTGGGCAATATCGACGGCCTGACCAGGGCCGACCTGCTGCCCACGGAACAGTTGCTGCCCCTGGACCGCTTCGCCCTGGACGTGGCCGCGCGCGTGCACGAGCGCGTGCAGCAGGCCTACACGGACTTCGAATTCCACAAGGTCTACCACAGCCTGCACAATTACTGCGTCACGGACCTTTCCTCGGTCTATCTGGACATTCTCAAGGACCGCCTTTACGCTTCCGGCCCGGACAGCCCGGAACGCCGCTCGGCCCAGACGGCCCTCTGGCACATTCTGTGTCTGCTGCTGCGCGACATGGCCCCGGTGCTCTCCTTTACGGCCGAGGAAATCTTCGGTCATCTGCCCGCGGACCTGCGCGGCCCGGAGCCCACAGTCTTCGCCCTGCAGGCCGTGTCCGGCGAGGAATTTCTGCTGCCCGACGGCCGGCGCGACGACTGGAACGTGCTGCTGGCCGTGCGCGGCGCGGTGACCAGAGCCATTGAACCCCTGCGCCGGGACGGCGTGGTGGGCCATTCCCTGGATACGCGGGTCACGCTCCACCTGGCCGACGAACTGCGCGAGCGCCTGGAAAGTCTGCGCACCGACCTGCGCGCGGTCTGCATCGTCTCGCAATTGGAACTGGCCCCCCTGGCCGACGCCCCGCAGGACGCCTACAGCGACAGCGAGGTTTCCGGCCTGGCCATCAGCGTGGAAAAGGCCCGCGGCGAGAAATGCGAACGCTGCTGGATCTACAGCACGGAGCTGGGCGCGGACCCGGCCCATCCCACGCTCTGCCCGCGCTGCGCGGCGGTGCTCAAGAACCTGCCCCTTGAGGACGCCAAAGGACGCGCAGCCGAATGA
- a CDS encoding indolepyruvate oxidoreductase subunit beta yields the protein MKAHDKQKRMRIYFTGVGGQGTLTATTLLARTALQAGLDVVAGEVHGMAQRGGVVESVLLLGGWRSPKLDFGEADLLLGFEPLETLRGLSYLRPGGAVFSSSDPLPPVSVSLGQASYPDMAHIKEQTRLVAGQCRFIPCRELGLQAGSAQSGNTVLLSAVCASGVLPFGVDALEAAIKKYLPAKLQESNLKALELGKKVVA from the coding sequence ATGAAAGCACACGACAAACAAAAACGGATGCGGATTTATTTCACCGGCGTGGGCGGACAGGGAACCCTGACCGCCACCACCCTGCTGGCGCGTACGGCCCTTCAGGCCGGTCTGGACGTGGTGGCCGGAGAAGTGCACGGCATGGCCCAGCGCGGCGGCGTGGTGGAATCCGTGCTGCTGCTGGGCGGCTGGCGCTCGCCCAAGCTTGATTTCGGCGAAGCCGACCTGCTGCTGGGCTTCGAGCCTCTGGAAACCCTGCGCGGCCTGTCCTATCTGCGGCCCGGCGGCGCGGTTTTTTCCAGCAGCGATCCCCTGCCGCCGGTGAGCGTCTCTCTGGGGCAGGCCAGTTATCCGGATATGGCCCATATCAAGGAACAGACCCGGCTGGTGGCCGGGCAGTGCCGCTTCATCCCCTGCCGCGAGCTGGGGCTTCAGGCCGGTTCGGCCCAGAGCGGCAATACCGTGCTGCTGAGCGCGGTCTGCGCCTCGGGCGTATTGCCTTTCGGCGTGGACGCCCTGGAAGCGGCCATCAAAAAATATCTGCCCGCCAAGTTGCAGGAATCCAATCTCAAGGCCTTGGAACTGGGCAAGAAGGTAGTGGCGTAA